The Styela clava chromosome 3, kaStyClav1.hap1.2, whole genome shotgun sequence genome includes the window ctcactgttataattgatgtctttcAAAGTGGGGGCTGATATTGAAATCGAATCTagagtaccggtacggtaccgtaccggtaccggatCTAGGACTAGCTCATCAGTATCACAATGTCAGAAATCGGCCTACCTGTCTGCCTGTGTACATGCAATACCATTGCGTAACGTAACTAATCAAATAGCCtatccgacatggactagtaaccagacgagaggacCCTGGTTAGCTATATTATCTTCTTTTCTTTCCCCCGGAATAccgtaaatataaaattgaaagcaaatCACAAACTGCCTAGCAAACAACTCAGCTACGGGCACTGTGCCTCAAAGGCGCAGTTCTAACTTTTCGCAGAGAAAGATCTCTGTCTCCCTCAAATGGTGAAATGACGAGCTGGGCGTTTGCGAAATCATCTGAACcacgatttttttttactaaactAACGGTCTCGCGTCAGGCTACCGATCCAGTCGGGGAATTTCTAACCATTTCATTGAACCAGATGTATAGGCTTTTGCGGAGAATGAGGCAATAACCACCAGTGATTGCGCTAACCGGTTCGATCCGACGTCCTAATAAAATCATGCGCCAACCACAGAACCAGAAACGTGTCATGCCCAGAAACTCTGTAGCAAATAATCGTCTCCAAAGGAGATCATATTCTGCAAGACAATGTCATTATACGTCGAACTCACGTTACAAACAAAGTACCTGATGAGATCTAGCAGCTCTAGTTATAAAACTGTCTGAATCGAGTAGCACGGAATCACAAATTCCAATTCTAACTAACTTCCCTTTGGCTTCAAAAAATCTGACAAATtccaataaaactatttttggCCAGAATTTTATTTCTTGGGGTATAGCACATCTCCTAAACACCCAACAACATACTATTTCAAACACTTGTACATGAAAAATGGGACAAAATTACAAAAGGAGAACCGACAAATCATTTCGCAATTCATGCACAACAGCAACGCGTCAAAAATCCAAAACAATAGAACTGCATCATGATGATTGACAAGCTACACCACAGTATTTGTCATAGTGACGCATGGTTGAGACCAGCCGATGAGCATGTGCGAAATTTGCCTTCGCTACATAGTTAATTCCTGCAAAAAATAATGCATACATTAACAAAAAGTAATCCGAATACATTCATGGCATAAATGCTGAATAACAATTTCAAACTCATTACAGAGAGATTAATCCCCCGTCCACTGAGAACAATTAACTGGTAAGACACGAGCCCTGCACAGGTTACAGGAAAGCGAGTCGTATTATTAGATTTCTTATACCAAGGATCCTGAACAGGTAAAAAAAATAGCCAACTTTGATTTACCCAGAATGAAAGAAGCAAAATAATCTGATGTTATCCTATTACCACAGATCTTAAAATCGAAACCATTTTTCATAACTCACCATGATTGCATTGACAATAtcattattattctttttgaGAGATTTAATGGCTTTGTTACGGGTCACGGTCGCTTGCTGCATAACAAGTTCAATGTCTTTACTTTCGACACCAGAGTCATCAACTtcctgataatataaaacgtgAAATACATAACatggaaaattgaaaataaaactttcaGTCTCAAAACTGCCATGGCCCAAAAGtggaaaattttgcaaaatttcatcaaaaaatttGGGAATGAGAAGGTCGCGATGATTGGATGATAGAGATTTATGTTAATCTATCATAGAAATTTTATCCATTTCCCTACATTTTGAAGCCATATTACTATCTAACAAGAAGAAAGCAATAAACACAAACCTCATCATTATCACTGTCATCTTGAACGCTTGCAGCAGTAGTTGCATTTTCTGCGGCAGATGGAATTgtgtttttgaacttttcagCTGCGGCATGTTGAGCTTGTTGGGACAGATCTTcaatcttgaaaaaaaaatttttttttgattcattataaaaaatacacCTTCGGTATATGCACTAGTTGTCACAAcattcggaaaaatatttttaagtttctATATTCTGCGGATAAAACTTGAATGCTCAAAAACTCAATCCCATGATATTTGTTGTGACAGAGCAATTGATGTAAAATTGCATTAGAAGAAGTAGTCTGCAGTCAGTCATATTAGTTTCACATCTAGTTCTCTGAAGACTATGTTGTTAATGAAGTCGGAACAAAGAGTAACTAAATAAATGGTTATTCCTGGGTGGGTTATATAAAGacagaaaacaaaacaataggAAACAAAAATTTACCTTTGCTTCACCAAATACGATATACGTATCTGAAGCTGGACTTTTTAAAACATCAGGATTGTTGATAACGAAAAGAATATTCTTCGATTTCCTTATTGTTACGCGTGTAATACCAGTGATGTTCTTCATACAATTCAGCTTTGCAATCGCCTAGATATAAAGTTGGTAATCAtcaaatttattatcattttatgtAAAAGTACCAATGTCATCTAATCAAATTATGAATatagaaataacaaaataaaatatatacaagtGACATTGTTAAACatgtcaaaaaacaaaataatccaacttttgaaaaagtttcaaaaatttagcttataatatgaaaaaaaaagtacgACATGTGGCTTTGTACTACCGATTCTGCTTGACACAGTTCCAATTTTTACATTGCAAATTGTAAAATTCAATATCATGCCAACAAACCTTTCTAGCTTTCTTTTCATTTCTTGATTGTTTTGCCTTTACTTGCTCCTGCTCTTCAGCATCTCCTCCAGCACTTGCTTGGTTGAGTAAGTTCATCaccttaaaaataaaaagttgattaTCACTCACTCACCAAAGAACTCAGTTACCTATTAAACAGGTACTTACCTactgaaaattatttaaagtaACAGTGTAGTGATATTGTAATGTAACAATTGACTTACGCTAAACGATTTAAATTCTAAACATAGCGTAGTTCCctattgtttcaataaattccAGTAATTTTGTTACAGAAAAGTGTGATAATTTTCATACTGGGTAGCATGACCAATAGAAAGTGGAAAGAGACATAGTGGCACAGTTGAAAATATATAGCTGGAACATCAGTGATTAGTATATTGGAGttaaaagaaaatcatattGAGCCCCATATATTAAACTCAAGCATGAGAGTCTCAGTCTCGGTCGAGTATGGTAAATTTCATAAAACAATGAGAATGCACGAgtacaaagaaaaatatttattttttcgacTTTGGTAGTTTGGTACTAGTTTTGCCAAGGATATATCTTTTGTTGTCATTAACAACATATATAATAATGCATGAGCTCAAGCCAGTACCGGACTACTTTTAAAAGTATTTAACAATGACTAGAAAACAATACAAATTTTACATCAGCTGACAGAGAAGCCTTCGTTGCAGTCGCTGATGTTGTCTTGGGATCAACATGAGCAGATGCCGTTGATGTTGTTATATTGTCGACTAAATCTGGCATGGAGTCATCATCACTGTCACCATCTGTACCTGAACCTAAAAATAGggaaattttgattattatatCATCAGAAGACTTGAAGTGTACTTGATCAAAAAGTCAATAGTCAATAAACAATTACAATGCTATGGACTGTTAATAAcaacttgaaaaatattcagaaatataacagcgatttcataaatatatgAACTCATCACACTGTTATATTAATTAACGCTGACATTtggcatcaattttttttcaagggtGGTCAAAATCCTGTCCTGCTATTTGACATATTACAGTTGTAAGTATAGAACCAAACCTAATATTTCAACAAGTGTGAAGTGTTATCTCCTAGATAGCCCTAGATATAAAACTATTATTTATATAGCATTACCAGatcacaaaaatttcaaactagtTAAATTAAATTCTAATGTCAACATACCGTCTCCATTCACATCCTTCACATCACATCCtgcaaaaataaaagaaatcatTACATAGAGTACAATACACGATTAGATTCAACTTTTTCTGATATA containing:
- the LOC120342303 gene encoding nascent polypeptide-associated complex subunit alpha-like produces the protein MADSSTITSPENDITQGATITELDDDDVPMDQGCDVKDVNGDGSGTDGDSDDDSMPDLVDNITTSTASAHVDPKTTSATATKASLSADVMNLLNQASAGGDAEEQEQVKAKQSRNEKKARKAIAKLNCMKNITGITRVTIRKSKNILFVINNPDVLKSPASDTYIVFGEAKIEDLSQQAQHAAAEKFKNTIPSAAENATTAASVQDDSDNDEEVDDSGVESKDIELVMQQATVTRNKAIKSLKKNNNDIVNAIMELTM